The genomic DNA ACTTTTTTTGCATTTTCACAGTGACGTTGCATACGTATTTCTAAAGTTTTAAGTCCTCTTATTATATAAAATGCTTCTTGAGGTCCTAATACAGCTCCTGTCATGTCTTTTACACCGACTAATCTAATTTGATCAGCTAACGCTTTTCTACTAACTGCAAATCCAGCTACAACGTCTCCATGACCATTGATATATTTTGTAGCAGAGTGAACTACAATATCTACACCTAGAGTTAGTGGTTTTTGTAAGTATGGAGTAGCAAAGGTATTATCAACAATTACTAAAGTATTAGGATTAGTATGAGCTACTTCAACAATTTTTTTCAAATCCACTATTTTTAAATTAGGATTAGCAGGAGTTTCTAGATATACAACACGAGTATTAGGTTTCATCGCTTTTTTTACTTCTTCTGGATTAGAAGTATCTAAGAATGTAACTTCTATACCAAATTTAGTAAGACCATGATTCATTAAAGCAAATGTGCAACCATAAAGTGTAGTATCAGTTATTACATGATCTCCAGCTTTTAATACAGTCCAAAGAGTAGAGGCAATAGCTCCTATTCCTGATGAGGTTGCAACTGCTTCTTCTCCTTCTTCTAATGCTGCAACTCTAGCTTCAGCAACTGCTGTTGTAGGGTTTCCTAAACGTGAATAAATAAATCCATCTTCTTGTAGAGCAAAACGTCTTCCACCTTGTTCAGCTGAGTCAAAGACAAATGTAGATGTTTGATAAATAGGTACTGCTAAGGCACCATATCCATTTTTTGTTGATCCAGCATGTATTGCTGTTGTTCCAAATCCAAATTTTTTCTTTTCCATTTTTAAACCCCCTCTTAAAGTTTATTTAAGTGAACCTTCAAAAATATTTATTTCTATAGTATAATGTTAGTATTAAATGAACTATAAATCAATACTTTTTACTAAAAACTGTCATAGTACAGTTGAAAAATGAAATATGATTGTATTATTTCATAAAAATTGGATTAAAATGTGTTAGATTTATATTTTATATTTTTTAGTTAAAACACAAAATTAATGATAGATGTTTATTTAAGAATATGGACTGTAAAAGAATTATATCAACAGCAATATAGTTGAAAAGTGAGGGAAATTTATGAAATCAAAAATAAATAGAGCATCACAAATTTCAATTTCTACACAGCTATTTGAAATTTTAAAAACAGATATTCTTCAAAATGAATGGCAAGAAAATACTAGATTTTATTCAATAAGACAGGTATCAATTAAATATAATGTAAATCCTAATACCGTGTTAAAGGTATTTCAAACTTTAGAAGAGCAAGGGTATATATACAGTATTAGAGGAAAGGGAAGTTTTATAAAAAAAGGATATAATTTAAGTATAAGCCAGAGAATGGCTCCGATTTTAAATACATTTAAATTTGGACAGAATATGAAAAAAGGTGAAATAAATTTATCAAATGGAGCACCACCAAGTAGATATTTCCCTATAGATGAATATAAAAAAATTATAGAAAAAATACTTAAAGATATAGATTTTAGTAAGAAACTTATGGGGTATCAAGATATACAAGGACTAGAAAGTTTAAGGAAAGTTATTCCAGATTATTTAAAAAAATTTAAAATAAATGTATCTAAAGAAGATATAATAATTGGCTCAGGAACTCAGAGTATATTAAGCTTGATATGTAGTACTTTTAATCAAATTCCTAAGAAAACAATTTTAGTATCAAATCCCACTTATCAAAATGCAGTTCATATTTTTAAAAATTATTATAATATAGAAAATATTAATTTAGAAGTTGATGGTTGGAATATGAGAGAATTTGAAAGTATATTAAAGAAAAAAAGGATAGACTTTATTTATATAATGACAAACTTTCAAAATCCAACTGGAATAAGCTGGGCAAAATGGAAAAAAAACAAACTTTTGCAACTATCTAAAAAATATGATTTTTATATTTTAGAAGATGAATGTTTTTGTGATTTTTATTATGATAAAAATATTCCCACATCACTAAAATCCATAGATAAATATGAAAGAGTATTCTACATAAAAACTTTTTCTAAAAGTGTTATGCCAGGAATAAGTTTAGGGCTATTTATACCACCAAAGTCATTTTTAGATAGATTTAGTTTAAATAAATATTTTGTAGATACTACAACAAGTGGATTAAATCAAAAGTTTTTAGAAATATATATAAAAGAAGGGTTTTTAGAAAATCATTTATGTATGTTAAGAGATATATATTCAAAAAAAATGAAGTATGTTATAGATAAAATAAATAAAATGTCTCATTTAAAAGTAGTATATATCCCTAAAGGTGGTTTTTTTCTATGGTTAGAATTAGCTAACTATATTGATGGAGAAAAATTTTATTACAAGTGTAGATTGCGAGGTCTATCTATATTACCAGGATTTTTATTTGATTCATCTGGAGAAACATCTTATAATATTAGACTTAGTATTTTATCTGCTGAAATAGAGGAAATTGATATAGGATTAAATATAATCGAAGATATTTTAAAACATTGTAGTGGATTACCTAGTCAAAATTAAAATATTTTTGAAAATTTTAAAAATGTGGTATATAATACTATCAAGCTTAGATATGGTATTTTAGCTATATTTAATAGCAAAGTTTTG from Fusobacterium hominis includes the following:
- the megL gene encoding methionine gamma-lyase translates to MEKKKFGFGTTAIHAGSTKNGYGALAVPIYQTSTFVFDSAEQGGRRFALQEDGFIYSRLGNPTTAVAEARVAALEEGEEAVATSSGIGAIASTLWTVLKAGDHVITDTTLYGCTFALMNHGLTKFGIEVTFLDTSNPEEVKKAMKPNTRVVYLETPANPNLKIVDLKKIVEVAHTNPNTLVIVDNTFATPYLQKPLTLGVDIVVHSATKYINGHGDVVAGFAVSRKALADQIRLVGVKDMTGAVLGPQEAFYIIRGLKTLEIRMQRHCENAKKVAEFLNSHPKVEKVYYPGLPTHSGHDIAKKQMKDYGAMISFELKGGFDAGKTLLNNVKLCSLAVSLGDTETLIQHPASMTHSPYTKEEREAAGITDGLVRLSVGLEDIEDIIADLEYGLDQIK
- a CDS encoding PLP-dependent aminotransferase family protein, with the protein product MKSKINRASQISISTQLFEILKTDILQNEWQENTRFYSIRQVSIKYNVNPNTVLKVFQTLEEQGYIYSIRGKGSFIKKGYNLSISQRMAPILNTFKFGQNMKKGEINLSNGAPPSRYFPIDEYKKIIEKILKDIDFSKKLMGYQDIQGLESLRKVIPDYLKKFKINVSKEDIIIGSGTQSILSLICSTFNQIPKKTILVSNPTYQNAVHIFKNYYNIENINLEVDGWNMREFESILKKKRIDFIYIMTNFQNPTGISWAKWKKNKLLQLSKKYDFYILEDECFCDFYYDKNIPTSLKSIDKYERVFYIKTFSKSVMPGISLGLFIPPKSFLDRFSLNKYFVDTTTSGLNQKFLEIYIKEGFLENHLCMLRDIYSKKMKYVIDKINKMSHLKVVYIPKGGFFLWLELANYIDGEKFYYKCRLRGLSILPGFLFDSSGETSYNIRLSILSAEIEEIDIGLNIIEDILKHCSGLPSQN